From Anomalospiza imberbis isolate Cuckoo-Finch-1a 21T00152 chromosome 22, ASM3175350v1, whole genome shotgun sequence, a single genomic window includes:
- the LOC137486473 gene encoding toll-like receptor 13: MVPAGVSPYGFRNCIQAPWDPGLFRCIQRFLSTVGAAVGDLPPTATSLNLSVNILRQVPPGAFAHLPQLYTLDLTHNQLEFLAPGAFWGLSALAHLDLAHNNMSVLATGVFSGLGNLSTLRLDHNPLQKVAPRAFQPLAALSTLWLRDGRLSALEPVAMAVGNLTHLDLLDLCVNMLSTLGPGLPPTLRVLHLCNNSLGALSGATPGVMPPGLRVLDLSYNNISDPAPLARLCLNNLTHLHLAGNPLDVVQLLHVAGISPRQVDMSGLQVGTSGLEYLCQQLRGQQLQRLQLQRMGLTSMPDGALAKCPVLSALDLSGNRLRQLGCVGRLLNQEQHAALHELVAEHNLLQRLPSCNGTPVLQQLHNVSLRFNRILVAGAGAFDNAPALRQLRLDVNELARLDRAALRGLHNLRHLRLDNNLLTDLLPGSFADLHQLEDLNLRNNRVAVLFPGAFKGLDHLQTLDLGRNNLRHLAAKAFQGLPRLCRLYLDRNRLLEVRVAAFQPVQVTLGVLDLRANALRYLSRHLRQLPPFRYLHNLYDLKLQAQQPYGMRVVPQHFFQGLSALRSLYLSQNSLSAIPADAFDDLAELQYLTLADSNGGMGHLPAGIFKNLSQLRSLNLESAGLRSLGPEVFGNLTRLKELRLAKNELRTLDVTLATRLPALRYLDLRKCPLSCSCANAWLPAWLVHGPVQVVYLYNYTCGETGGASAYLHCFDTRVCYLDMGRYLFAGTAPAVLLLLVLPLLHHHGYWRLRYQLFLLRAWARGRWRQEKRRYTYDTFVSYNSGDEQWVLEELVPELERRALRLCLHHRDFRPGRAIVDNIVDAVYNSRHTVCVVSRGYLRSEWCSLEIQMASYRLFDELRDVLVLIFLEDIPEAELSAFHRMRRVLLRRTHLRWPSELPARPLFWAKLRCALSGGEEEEEEDRERGGREEECPGTSGTPGEVVPQESNFLPQNYCFLSGEGVLWSGGDGSKEEEENEERKTGGREVGCPDRTGTTVEGPPQKSSFLPPNHWLFSWEYTLHSGVEGNKKEEEEEEEEEKVGDEEKSCQEREKLL, translated from the coding sequence aTGGTGCCTGCAGGGGTCTCTCCCTATGGCTTCCGCAACTGCATCCAGGCGCCATGGGACCCTGGGCTGTTCCGCTGTATCCAGCGCTTCCTGAGCACCGTGGGGGCTGCAGTGGGTGACCTCCCCCCCACTGCCACATCCCTCAACCTCTCTGTCAATATTTTGCGCCAGGTGCCCCCCGGTGCCTTTGCCCACCTGCCGCAGCTCTACACTCTTGATCTGACCCACAACCAGCTGGAattcctggccccaggggcttTCTGGGGGCTGTCAGCTCTGGCCCACCTAGACCTGGCCCACAACAACATGTCAGTGCTGGCCACAGGTGTGTTCTCTGGGCTGGGCAACCTGAGCACACTGCGGCTGGACCACAATCCACTACAGAAGGTGGCCCCCAGGGCTTTCCAGCCGCTGGCTGCACTCAGCACCCTCTGGCTGCGGGATGGCCGGCTCAGTGCACTGGAGCCCGTGGCCATGGCTGTGGGGAATCTGACGCACCTAGACCTGCTCGACCTGTGTGTCAACATGCTGTCAACACTGGGCCCAGGGCTGCCACCCACACTGAGGGTCCTGCACCTCTGCAACAACTCCCTGGGAGCTCTTTCAGGGGCCACCCCTGGGGTGATGCCCCCAGGGTTGCGTGTGCTCGACCTGTCCTACAACAACATCTCAGACCCTGCACCGCTTGCTCGCCTGTGCCTGAACAACCTGACACACCTGCACCTTGCTGGGAACCCGTTGGACgtggtgcagctgctgcacgtGGCTGGAATCTCCCCGCGCCAGGTGGACATGTCAGGGCTACAGGTGGGCACAAGCGGCCTGGAAtacctgtgccagcagctgagaggacagcagctgcagaggctgcagctgcagcgCATGGGGCTCACATCAATGCCTGATGGGGCTCTGGCCAAGTGTCCGGTGCTGAGTGCCCTGGATTTATCTGGCAACCGGCTGCGGCAACTGGGCTGTGTAGGGCGGCTGCTGAACCAGGAACAGCATGCAGCACTGCATGAGCTGGTGGCTGAGCACAACTTGCTGCAGCGGCTGCCATCGTGCAATGGGACCCCGGTTCTGCAGCAGTTGCACAATGTGTCCCTGCGCTTCAACCGCATCCTAGTGGCTGGTGCGGGTGCTTTTGACAATGCACCAGCACTGCGGCAGCTGCGGCTGGATGTGAATGAGCTGGCACGTCTGGACCGCGCAGCACTGCGTGGACTCCACAACCTGCGGCACCTACGCCTTGACAACAACCTGCTCACTGACCTCCTGCCCGGCTCCTTTGCTGACCTGCACCAGCTGGAAGACCTCAACCTGCGCAACAACCGTGTGGCCGTGCTCTTCCCTGGTGCCTTCAAGGGGCTTGACCACCTGCAGACCCTTGACCTGGGCAGGAACAACCTGCGGCACTTGGCAGCCAAGGCATTCCAGGGTCTCCCGCGGCTTTGCCGGCTTTACCTGGACCGCAATCGGCTGCTGGAGGTGAGAGTGGCTGCATTCCAGCCggtgcaggtgacactgggtgTTTTGGACCTGCGTGCCAATGCACTGCGCTACCTGAGCCGACACCTGCGGCAGCTGCCACCTTTCCGCTACCTGCATAACCTCTATGACCTgaagctgcaggcacagcagccaTATGGGATGCGTGTAGTCCCACAACACTTCTTCCAGGGCCTCAGTGCCTTGCGCTCGCTCTACCTGTCACAGAACTCGCTCTCGGCCATCCCCGCTGATGCCTTCGATgacctggcagagctgcagtacCTGACGCTGGCTGACAGCAATGGCGGGATGGGCCACCTGCCTGCTGGCATCTTCAAGAACCTGAGCCAACTGCGCAGTCTGAACCTGGAGAGTGCAGGACTGCGCAGCCTTGGCCCTGAGGTCTTCGGCAACCTGACACGACTGAAGGAGCTGCGCCTGGCCAAGAACGAGCTGCGTACATTGGATGTGACTCTGGCCACCCGCCTCCCCGCCCTGCGCTATCTGGACCTGCGCAAGTGCCCACTGAGTTGCAGCTGTGCCAATGCCtggctgcctgcctggctggtgCATGGGCCCGTGCAGGTGGTCTACCTGTATAACTACACTTGTGGTGAGACGGGTGGGGCCTCTGCATACCTGCACTGCTTTGACACGCGCGTGTGCTACCTGGACATGGGGCGGTACCTGTTTGCAGGGACAgcaccagctgtgctgctgctgctagtGCTGCCGCTGCTGCACCACCATGGGTACTGGCGGTTGCGCTaccagctgttcctgctgcgTGCATGGGCACGTGGGCGCTGGCGGCAGGAGAAGCGGCGCTACACCTATGACACCTTTGTGTCCTACAACTCTGGGGATGAGCAGTGGGTGCTGGAGGAGTTGGTGCCTGAGCTGGAGCGCAGAGCCCTGCGGCTCTGCCTGCACCACCGTGACTTTCGCCCCGGCCGTGCCATAGTGGACAACATCGTGGACGCTGTGTACAATAGTCGGCACACAGTGTGTGTGGTGAGCCGCGGGTACCTGCGCAGTGAGTGGTGCTCACTGGAGATCCAGATGGCAAGCTATCGCCTCTTTGATGAACTGCGCGATGTCCTTGTCCTCATCTTCCTCGAGGACATCCCTGAGGCCGAGCTCTCGGCCTTCCACCGCATGCGCCGTGTGCTGCTGCGGCGCACACACCTGCGATGGCCCTCCGAGCTCCCTGCACGGCCTCTCTTCTGGGCAAAGCTCAGGTGTGCCCTAAgtgggggggaggaggaggaggaggaggacagggagagggggggCAGGGAGGAAGAGTGCCCTGGCACATCAGGGACCCCTGGGGAAGTTGTCCCTCAGGAAAGCAACTTTCTGCCCCAGAATTACTGTTTTTTATCTGGGGAAGGTGTCCTGTGGAGTGGGGGTGATGGCagcaaggaggaagaggagaatgaGGAGAGGAAGACAGGGGGCAGGGAGGTAGGCTGCCCTGACAGGACTGGGACCACTGTGGAGGGTCCCCCTCAGAAAAGCAGTTTTCTGCCCCCAAATCACTGGCTTTTCTCTTGGGAATATACTCTGCACAGTGGGGTTGAAGGTAacaagaaggaggaggaggaggaggaagaggaggagaaggtgggggatgaggaaaaaagttgccaggagagagagaagctgcTCTAG